CAGTACCCGATCCCAAACTACTGGCTGATGAAAATTCGCTGGTTATCGATTTAGCTCTCATGACTGGAGATGATTATGCATTTCCGTTACCCGGGGCAAAAGTCATTTCACCTTATGCTGGCCGCAGAAGACATCATTCCGGAGTTGACTTGAAAACATGTGCCAACGATACGATTGTCGCAGCATTCGACGGTATTGTCCGTATGGCTAAACCTTATGCTGCTTATGGAAATGTTGTGGTTATCCGCCATTATAACGGACTGGAAACGGTCTATAGCCACAATTCAAAGAATCTTGTAAAAGTCGGCGAACGTGTAAAGGCTGGCGATCCTGTAGGATTAACAGGGCGGACCGGAAGAGCAACTACCGAGCATCTTCATTTTGAAGTACGTATCAACGGACAACACTTCAACCCTAACAAAGTGTTCGATAT
This is a stretch of genomic DNA from Parabacteroides chongii. It encodes these proteins:
- a CDS encoding M23 family metallopeptidase, with translation MMPKIYSYILSLIILITLTTCSTVLSVQTPPSVSDQEIVMSPPTTEVPLPKVDYIFLPPTPELEKTEYARKDITENFSPREKADIAVPDPKLLADENSLVIDLALMTGDDYAFPLPGAKVISPYAGRRRHHSGVDLKTCANDTIVAAFDGIVRMAKPYAAYGNVVVIRHYNGLETVYSHNSKNLVKVGERVKAGDPVGLTGRTGRATTEHLHFEVRINGQHFNPNKVFDMEKHKLQNTCLVATKTGRNIAVKAIDILPHQQESEYRYSYAGVPVPDKNNKKIDL